A genomic segment from Burkholderia plantarii encodes:
- a CDS encoding cupin domain-containing protein gives MVASTENTQPRNAAVELGGKIRALRQRLKRTLDETASAAGISKPFLSQVERGLASPSITSLAGIAHALGVNVQYFVETPSEERSVCRGEQLRFFSFADSANLFARLTNVSAGRQLEAILVRMPPGQKRSEVTTHAGEEFVYVIEGEVSLTLEGKTFVVQAGDSAHYLSTTPHSWVNTARRESVVVWVGTPRLF, from the coding sequence ATGGTTGCTTCCACTGAAAATACGCAGCCCCGCAACGCGGCGGTTGAGCTGGGCGGCAAGATTCGTGCGCTGAGGCAGCGGCTCAAGCGAACGCTTGATGAAACCGCGAGTGCCGCGGGCATTTCCAAGCCGTTCCTGTCGCAAGTCGAACGCGGGCTGGCATCGCCGTCGATCACCTCGCTGGCCGGCATCGCCCACGCACTCGGCGTGAACGTGCAGTATTTCGTCGAGACGCCGAGCGAGGAGCGGTCGGTGTGCCGGGGCGAGCAGTTGCGATTCTTCAGTTTCGCCGATTCGGCGAATCTGTTCGCGCGGCTGACCAACGTGTCGGCCGGGCGGCAGCTCGAGGCGATCCTCGTGCGCATGCCGCCGGGACAGAAGCGTTCGGAAGTGACCACGCATGCGGGAGAGGAATTCGTGTACGTGATCGAAGGGGAAGTATCGCTGACGCTGGAAGGCAAGACGTTCGTCGTGCAGGCCGGTGACAGCGCGCATTATTTGTCGACCACGCCGCATAGCTGGGTCAACACCGCCAGGCGTGAATCGGTGGTGGTCTGGGTCGGCACGCCGCGCCTGTTCTAG
- a CDS encoding OprD family outer membrane porin: MIQTRNLSRASLALRFAYSLPMLAGMAAAPALADEPPGAPHAPAAASQPAATPNAVIDAEANQAPSPTPNQDLSSQAKSRGFIRDSHFELMFRNYADALDAKGGPHRHSWIQALMANFESGYTTGLIGFGVDASVYAALKLDGGAGGGNMVHVANGGGSNQLAWAYPGLYDVKARISNTVIKYGLQIVDNPFMEPHDNRSLPPTFLGATIVSNEFRNVMLEGGSFTKTDARGRTTLIGLTSQYGGTRIDRLTYVGGTWDYLPGGTVALYANQAENVWNQYYASVRQSFGAPAGIKWSGFGNVYSTHDSGDARQGGIDNNAYSLSLAAQHGPHELLLGYQQVLGNQFFDYLAETNGIFLVDSMDVDYNAPHEKSLQLRYTFYGKDGGLPGFKAMVWALTGWGADGSVGAAQDPTHAGIYWKDGLPVQGRHHEFGFIPSYTIQNGRFKDTKITFIAMWHVGSAHYSDSTNQEYRLVVNLPVTVF; this comes from the coding sequence ATGATCCAGACCAGAAACCTGTCGCGCGCATCGCTTGCGCTGCGCTTCGCGTATAGCCTGCCGATGCTGGCCGGCATGGCCGCCGCGCCGGCCCTCGCCGACGAGCCGCCGGGCGCCCCCCACGCTCCCGCCGCTGCCTCGCAGCCGGCCGCCACCCCGAACGCCGTGATCGACGCGGAGGCGAATCAGGCGCCCTCGCCCACGCCGAACCAGGACCTGTCGAGCCAGGCGAAGTCGCGAGGCTTCATTCGCGACAGTCACTTCGAATTGATGTTCCGCAACTACGCGGACGCGCTCGACGCCAAGGGCGGCCCGCATCGCCACTCGTGGATCCAGGCGCTGATGGCCAACTTCGAATCGGGCTACACGACCGGGCTGATCGGCTTCGGCGTGGACGCGTCGGTGTACGCGGCGCTGAAGCTCGACGGCGGCGCGGGCGGCGGCAACATGGTGCATGTCGCCAACGGCGGCGGCTCGAACCAGCTCGCGTGGGCTTATCCCGGCCTCTACGACGTGAAGGCGCGGATCTCGAACACGGTGATCAAGTACGGCCTGCAGATCGTCGACAACCCGTTCATGGAACCGCACGACAACCGCTCGCTGCCGCCGACGTTCCTCGGCGCGACGATCGTCAGCAACGAGTTCCGCAACGTGATGCTCGAGGGCGGCAGCTTCACGAAGACCGACGCGCGCGGACGCACGACGCTGATCGGTCTGACCTCGCAATACGGCGGCACGCGCATCGACCGGCTGACCTACGTCGGCGGCACCTGGGACTACCTGCCGGGCGGCACGGTGGCGCTCTACGCGAACCAGGCCGAAAACGTCTGGAACCAGTATTACGCGTCGGTGCGGCAGAGCTTCGGCGCGCCCGCCGGCATCAAGTGGAGCGGCTTCGGCAACGTGTACTCGACGCACGACAGCGGCGACGCGCGGCAGGGCGGCATCGACAACAACGCCTACAGCCTGTCGCTCGCCGCCCAGCACGGGCCGCATGAACTGCTGCTCGGCTACCAGCAGGTGCTCGGCAACCAGTTCTTCGATTACCTCGCCGAAACGAACGGCATCTTCCTCGTCGATTCGATGGACGTCGACTACAACGCGCCGCACGAAAAATCGCTGCAGCTGCGCTACACGTTCTACGGCAAGGACGGCGGCCTGCCCGGCTTCAAGGCGATGGTCTGGGCGCTGACGGGGTGGGGCGCCGACGGCTCGGTGGGCGCGGCGCAGGACCCGACGCACGCGGGCATCTACTGGAAGGACGGCCTGCCGGTGCAGGGGCGCCACCACGAGTTCGGCTTCATCCCTTCGTACACGATCCAGAACGGGCGTTTCAAGGACACCAAGATCACCTTCATCGCGATGTGGCACGTGGGCTCGGCGCACTACTCGGACAGCACGAACCAGGAATACCGGCTGGTGGTCAATCTGCCGGTGACGGTGTTCTGA